A genomic segment from Mobula birostris isolate sMobBir1 chromosome 31, sMobBir1.hap1, whole genome shotgun sequence encodes:
- the vps33a gene encoding vacuolar protein sorting-associated protein 33A has protein sequence MATHLSYGRVVLNNLREAARKELREFLDKCEGSKAIVWDEYLTGPFGLIAQYSLLKEHEVDKMFTLKEGSLPEADVKNIIFFVRPKLELMDIIADNVRCESRRHGHPRDFHILFLPRRSLLCEQRLKEQGTLISITYIEEYNLDLIPFDNDLLSMEAENAFRECYLENDQTVLFHVAKGLMTLQALYGTIPQIFGKGECARLVANMMLRMKREFAGSANQILPVFDKLLLLDRNVDLLTPLATQLSYEGLIDEIYGIQNTFVKLPPEKFTPRKQNESGQDLPTKPKKLQLNSAEELYAEIRDKNFNAVGSVLSKKAKIISAAFEGRHNAKTVGEIKQFVSQLPHMQAARTSLANHTSIAELIKDITASDTFFDNLTVEQEFMSGIDTDKVNNYIEEAIAQKEKLTKVLRLVCMQSVCNNGLKPKVLDHYKREILQTYGYKHILTLNNLEKAGLLKPQTSTRNNYPTIRKTLRLWMDDINEQNPNDISYVYSGYAPLSVRLTQVLARPGWRSIEEVLKMLPGPHFEERQQLPSGLHKKRQQGENRVTLVFFLGGVTYAEIAALRFLSQMEEGGTEYVIATTKLINGTTWITSMTDKLKASLF, from the exons GAGCATGAAGTTGATAAGATGTTTACTCTGAAGGAAGGAAGTTTGCCTGAAGCTGATGTGAAAAACATCATTTTCTTTGTGAGGCCCAAGTTGGAATTGATGGATATCATTGCTGATAATGTTCGGTG tGAAAGCAGGCGTCATGGTCATCCCAGAGACTTCCATATCCTGTTTCTGCCGCGTCGAAGTCTCCTTTGTGAGCAGCGACTTAAGGAACAAGGGACACTGATCAGCATCACCTACATCGAGGAGTATAATCTGGATTTGATTCCATTTGATAATGATCTGCTATCCATGGAAGCTGAAAATGCATTTAGG GAATGCTACCTTGAGAATGATCAGACTGTCTTATTCCATGTGGCCAAAGGATTGATGACTCTTCAGGCTTTATACGGAACTATTCCACAAATATTTGGGAAAGGTGAATGTGCTCGG CTTGTGGCAAATATGATGCTAAGAATGAAACGTGAATTTGCTGGAAGTGCGAACCAGATTTTGCCTGTATTTGATAAACTTCTGTTGCTTGATCGTAACGTGGATCTGTTAACGCCTCTGGCAACACAGCTGTCATATGAAGGACTGATTGATGAAATATACGGAATTCAAAACA caTTTGTAAAGCTACCTCCTGAGAAATTTACACCAAGAAAACAAAATGAAAGTGGTCAAGATCTTCCTACTAAACCGAAAAAACTACAGTTAAATTCTGCAGAGGAGTTGTATGCAGAAATTAGAGATAAAAATTTCAATGCAGTTGGCTCAGTCCTTAGCAAAAAGGCAAAGATCATCTCTGCTGCATTTGAG GGAAGGCATAACGCAAAGACGGTGGGTGAAATCAAACAATTTGTCTCGCAACTTCCACACATGCAGGCAGCAAGAACCTCTCTCGCTAATCATACATCTATTGCTGAACTCATCAAAGACATTACAG CGTCTGACACCTTTTTTGACAATCTGACCGTGGAACAAGAGTTCATGTCTGGGATTGACACGGATAAG GTCAACAACTATATTGAAGAAGCTATTGCACAAAAGGAAAAGTTGACAAAGGTTCTGCGACTTGTTTGTATGCAGTCTGTGTGCAACAATGGCCTGAAGCCAAAGGTACTAGACCACTACAAGAGAGAAATTTTGCAG ACTTATGGTTACAAACACATTTTAACTCTGAATAATCTAGAGAAGGCTGGATTATTAAAACCTCAGACAAGCACAAGAAATAATTATCCAACAATAAGGAAAACTCTGCGCCTTTGGATGGATGATATCAACGAACAG AATCCCAATGATATCTCATATGTGTACAGTGGTTATGCTCCTCTGAGTGTTCGATTAACGCAGGTGCTGGCTCGTCCAGGCTGGCGTAGCATAGAGGAGGTATTAAAAATGTTGCCAGGACCTCATTTTGAAGAGCGACAACAACTGCCTTCTGGATTACATAAAAAAC GCCAGCAGGGAGAGAACAGAGTCACTTTGGTGTTCTTTCTTGGAGGTGTGACGTACGCTGAAATTGCTGCACTTAGATTCTTGTCCCAGATGGAAGAAGGAGGGACAGAATACGTTATCGCCACCACAAAGTTGATAAATGGAACCACCTGGATTACATCTATGACGGACAAATTGAAGGCATCTCTATTCTGA